A region of Curvibacter sp. AEP1-3 DNA encodes the following proteins:
- a CDS encoding response regulator: protein MRLLLVEDDVMVASGIKLGLTDAGYAVDWVGSAERALEVTQTESFDVAVVDIGLPHMDGLALTHSLRKNGQTMPVLILTARDALQDRVQGLDMGADDYMVKPFELPELLARLRALLRRSQAATSSILSFGPLELDTAQRVACIRGEGQIATPLELGPREWTVMEYLLLQAPKPANKDKLLQALTGWDKEITPNAVEVYISRLRGKLEPHGVALRSIRGFGYRLELIAA from the coding sequence ATGCGGCTCCTGTTGGTTGAAGATGATGTGATGGTGGCTAGCGGCATCAAGCTGGGCTTGACCGATGCCGGCTATGCCGTGGATTGGGTGGGTAGCGCAGAGCGTGCGCTCGAAGTCACCCAGACGGAGTCCTTTGATGTGGCGGTGGTGGACATCGGGCTGCCGCACATGGATGGCTTGGCCTTGACCCATTCCCTGCGCAAAAACGGTCAGACCATGCCGGTGCTGATCCTCACAGCGCGAGATGCTTTGCAGGACCGCGTTCAGGGTCTTGACATGGGGGCAGATGACTACATGGTCAAACCCTTCGAGCTGCCTGAGCTGCTGGCCCGCTTGCGTGCACTTTTGCGCCGCTCGCAGGCTGCAACCTCCTCGATCTTGAGCTTTGGCCCCCTGGAGCTGGATACCGCTCAGCGCGTGGCCTGTATCCGTGGTGAGGGACAGATTGCCACTCCCTTGGAGCTGGGCCCCCGCGAATGGACCGTGATGGAATACCTGCTCCTGCAAGCGCCCAAGCCTGCCAACAAGGACAAGCTTTTGCAAGCACTCACAGGCTGGGACAAAGAAATTACCCCGAATGCCGTGGAGGTGTACATCTCCCGGCTGCGCGGCAAACTGGAGCCGCATGGCGTGGCGCTTCGCTCCATTCGCGGGTTCGGTTACCGCCTGGAACTCATCGCAGCCTGA
- a CDS encoding TetR/AcrR family transcriptional regulator, giving the protein MQKGQQTKAAIVEAALGLATQIGLEGLSIGALAEVTQMSKSGVFAHFGSREEMQISVIREYFNRFEQEVFYPALHADRGLPRVEALFGNWMKRVAVEIQSGCIFISGAVEFDDRPGPVRDALASSVQTWLSALYRAVVLAKQCGHLRPEADEQQMAFEIHGLILALHYEARFLKNPGSIERANRGFSNILARYAITSV; this is encoded by the coding sequence ATGCAAAAAGGGCAGCAAACCAAAGCGGCCATTGTGGAAGCTGCTCTGGGCCTTGCGACCCAGATCGGTCTCGAAGGCCTGAGCATCGGTGCGCTGGCGGAAGTCACGCAGATGAGCAAGTCCGGCGTGTTTGCGCACTTCGGCTCCCGCGAGGAAATGCAGATCTCCGTGATCCGCGAATACTTCAATCGCTTTGAGCAGGAAGTCTTTTATCCAGCCCTGCATGCGGACCGCGGACTGCCTCGCGTGGAAGCTTTGTTCGGCAATTGGATGAAGCGCGTCGCCGTGGAAATCCAGTCCGGTTGCATTTTCATCAGCGGCGCCGTCGAATTCGATGACCGCCCGGGCCCGGTGCGCGACGCTCTGGCCTCTTCCGTACAAACCTGGCTCAGCGCCCTGTACCGCGCCGTCGTGCTGGCCAAGCAATGCGGCCACCTGCGTCCGGAAGCGGATGAACAGCAGATGGCCTTTGAAATCCACGGCCTCATCCTGGCCCTGCACTACGAAGCCCGTTTCCTAAAAAACCCCGGTTCTATCGAGCGCGCGAACCGTGGTTTTTCCAACATCCTTGCGCGCTACGCAATCACCTCCGTGTAA
- a CDS encoding sensor histidine kinase, with translation MSTGLQRRLLLLLLLPLFVLALLNAWFDYRSADSAALQQDSQLLSLVPLLADSIVARGDTAAAVPVLLTAPPVEEFLNSRPGAAAIAVAGLDGVVRVGAEWLSGAPPTTKEPAFSSEEFEGVTYRIVSQRVQTVAGELVVRLADGSDPRQQWLRLLALKVVLPNLVLAFAGFFAVRWAVGTALRPLLELRDALERRSPRDLSALDPDASPDEVRPLVVSLNRLFGLVNAQAESQARFVADAAHQLRTPLAGLQAQVEAWAQAVDAQTSDKNTASASAGSAQAAITLGADQVLRLRHAARRTSQLANQLLALSRADARSANVQPLQRIDLQQLCEAVLESQLDAAMDKNIDLGLDASPVHISGQEWLLRELLVNLVDNAIKYTPSGGHVTIRCGQGRYAFLEVEDDGPGVPQAEHQRVLERFYRVAGTAVEGNGLGLAIANEIALVHRSQLELKPGGAGRGLCVGLRFPPA, from the coding sequence ATGTCCACCGGTTTGCAGCGGCGGCTGTTGCTTCTGCTCTTGTTGCCTTTATTTGTACTGGCTTTGTTGAACGCCTGGTTCGACTACCGCTCTGCAGACAGCGCCGCGCTGCAACAAGACAGTCAGCTCCTCAGCCTGGTGCCTTTGTTGGCTGATTCCATCGTCGCCCGGGGAGATACGGCCGCCGCCGTTCCTGTATTGCTTACAGCACCACCTGTGGAAGAGTTCTTGAACAGTCGTCCGGGCGCTGCGGCAATTGCCGTCGCTGGCTTGGATGGTGTGGTGCGCGTGGGAGCAGAGTGGCTTTCAGGGGCCCCACCCACGACAAAAGAACCCGCATTTTCCAGTGAAGAGTTTGAGGGGGTGACTTACCGCATCGTCAGCCAGCGGGTACAGACCGTGGCGGGTGAATTGGTGGTTCGCTTGGCCGATGGTTCGGACCCCCGTCAGCAATGGCTGCGCTTGCTTGCGTTGAAGGTGGTGCTGCCGAATCTGGTGCTCGCCTTTGCCGGTTTTTTTGCAGTGCGTTGGGCAGTGGGCACCGCACTGCGTCCACTACTGGAACTGCGGGATGCTTTGGAGCGGCGCTCCCCGCGCGACCTGTCGGCCCTGGATCCGGACGCGTCGCCCGATGAGGTGAGGCCGTTGGTGGTGTCCTTGAACCGGCTGTTCGGTCTGGTGAATGCCCAGGCCGAAAGCCAGGCCCGTTTCGTGGCGGATGCGGCGCACCAACTGCGTACGCCGCTAGCCGGACTACAGGCCCAGGTAGAAGCCTGGGCCCAAGCGGTGGATGCCCAGACTTCCGATAAAAATACGGCATCAGCGTCCGCCGGCTCAGCGCAAGCAGCTATTACTTTAGGAGCGGACCAGGTCTTGCGCTTGCGCCACGCTGCCCGCCGGACGTCCCAGCTTGCCAACCAGTTACTGGCCCTCTCTAGGGCTGATGCGCGCAGCGCCAACGTGCAGCCGTTGCAACGCATCGATCTGCAGCAACTGTGCGAGGCGGTACTGGAGTCGCAACTGGACGCGGCGATGGACAAAAACATAGACTTGGGGCTCGATGCCAGCCCGGTGCACATCAGCGGGCAAGAGTGGTTGTTGCGCGAATTACTGGTGAATCTGGTCGATAACGCGATCAAGTACACGCCCTCAGGCGGGCACGTCACCATCCGCTGCGGCCAGGGGCGCTATGCGTTCCTGGAGGTGGAAGATGACGGCCCCGGCGTGCCGCAGGCAGAGCATCAACGTGTGCTGGAACGCTTCTACCGGGTTGCGGGTACGGCCGTGGAGGGGAATGGATTGGGGCTTGCGATTGCCAATGAAATTGCGCTGGTCCATCGCAGTCAGCTGGAGCTCAAGCCCGGTGGGGCGGGGCGGGGTCTGTGTGTAGGGCTGCGATTTCCCCCGGCCTGA
- the argB gene encoding acetylglutamate kinase: MTDATTATTIAPFDQAQILARALPYIRKFHGKTMVIKYGGNAMTDPALQKAFAEDVVLLKLVGINPVVVHGGGPQIEGLLKRLGKKGEFIQGMRVTDPETMEVVEWVLGGEVQQDIVGLINQAGGKAVGLTGRDGAMIRAQKLKMVDSADPSKEHDVGQVGDIVSVDPSVVKALQDDAFIPVVSPIGFGENNESYNINADVVAAKLATVLQAEKLMMLTNISGVLDKQGVLMTDLTAKRIDELFADGTISGGMLPKIAGALDAAKSGVNSVHIIDGRVPHVLLLEILTDQAFGTMIRSQ, from the coding sequence ATGACAGACGCTACGACCGCCACCACCATCGCCCCGTTCGACCAAGCCCAAATTCTGGCCCGTGCCTTGCCGTACATCCGCAAGTTCCACGGCAAGACCATGGTGATCAAATACGGCGGAAATGCCATGACCGACCCCGCTTTACAAAAGGCCTTCGCGGAGGACGTGGTGTTGCTTAAGCTGGTTGGTATCAACCCTGTCGTTGTACATGGCGGCGGTCCCCAGATCGAAGGCTTATTGAAGCGTTTGGGCAAAAAAGGGGAATTCATCCAGGGCATGCGCGTCACCGATCCCGAAACCATGGAAGTGGTCGAGTGGGTCTTGGGTGGTGAAGTGCAGCAAGACATCGTCGGTCTGATCAATCAGGCCGGCGGCAAGGCTGTGGGTTTGACAGGCCGTGACGGGGCCATGATCCGAGCCCAAAAGCTCAAGATGGTGGATAGCGCGGACCCGAGCAAAGAACATGACGTCGGCCAAGTGGGCGATATCGTCAGCGTTGATCCCAGCGTAGTAAAGGCCCTGCAGGATGACGCCTTTATTCCCGTGGTCAGCCCCATCGGGTTTGGGGAAAACAACGAGAGTTACAACATCAATGCCGACGTGGTGGCAGCCAAGCTGGCCACGGTGTTGCAGGCAGAAAAGCTCATGATGCTGACCAACATCAGCGGCGTGTTGGACAAGCAAGGCGTCCTGATGACAGACCTGACCGCAAAACGCATTGACGAACTGTTTGCCGACGGCACGATCAGCGGCGGCATGCTGCCCAAGATTGCCGGCGCACTGGATGCAGCCAAGAGTGGCGTGAACTCGGTGCACATCATTGACGGCCGTGTCCCGCACGTGCTGCTTCTGGAGATTCTGACTGATCAGGCCTTTGGCACCATGATCCGGTCGCAGTAA
- a CDS encoding polysaccharide biosynthesis protein: protein MHSKLLAWPRSAKRLIVIALDVVLAIFSTWIAYSLRLDGLHRPAEAQWWVYGIAPVLAIPIFIRFGLYRAIFRYTGQAALIATGKAVALYAFVLSALLMWHQWPMVPRSLGLLQPLVFLVLVGASRAFARFWLAEMDARARGSSGRLLIYGAGNAGAQTAAALGVARQYELVGFVDDDDTMAGRSLNGLPVHSAKVLSHLVSAEAITDILLAMPNAPRERRNQIIAALDGMPVHVRTLPSMSDLASGKVTVQDIRELDIEDLLGRDPVPPSEELLNRELNGKVVLVSGAGGSIGSELARQICVQMPAKLILLDHNEFGLYSIHQELLTMRSEHRASVELVPLLGSVSNEERLRDVLSTYVPSVVYHAAAYKHVPMVEDNPGEGVRNNIFGTLNLARAAAAAGVKRFVLISTDKAVRPTNVMGATKRVAELVLQALAANNPETCFSMVRFGNVLGSSGSVVPLFRKQLAEGGPLTVTHEEVTRYFMTIPEAAQLVLQAGAMGRGGDVFVLDMGQPVKIMDLARRMIQLSGLSVRDASHPDGDIEIAVTGLRTGEKLYEELLIGDNPQPTEHPRIMKAHEPYVPWEQLKPELDALYVAAERNDVAAIKVFMQKHVQGYQPA, encoded by the coding sequence ATGCACAGTAAGTTACTCGCTTGGCCGCGTTCGGCCAAGCGACTGATCGTTATTGCACTCGATGTAGTGCTTGCGATCTTTTCCACATGGATTGCGTATTCGTTGCGGTTGGATGGATTACATAGACCCGCTGAGGCTCAGTGGTGGGTCTACGGCATTGCGCCGGTATTGGCGATCCCCATCTTCATTCGTTTCGGCTTGTATCGCGCGATCTTCCGGTACACCGGTCAGGCTGCATTGATTGCGACGGGTAAAGCAGTCGCTCTTTATGCGTTTGTCTTGTCCGCACTATTGATGTGGCATCAATGGCCCATGGTGCCGCGCAGTTTGGGTTTGCTTCAGCCGCTGGTGTTTCTGGTTCTGGTCGGCGCCAGCCGCGCGTTTGCGCGTTTCTGGCTGGCCGAAATGGATGCAAGGGCTCGCGGCTCATCAGGTCGATTGCTGATTTATGGCGCAGGCAATGCCGGTGCGCAAACCGCTGCGGCTTTGGGTGTGGCGCGTCAATATGAGTTGGTCGGTTTCGTTGACGATGACGACACTATGGCCGGGCGCAGCTTGAATGGCCTTCCGGTCCACTCCGCAAAGGTCTTATCTCATCTGGTCTCGGCAGAGGCGATCACAGATATTTTGCTCGCTATGCCGAACGCGCCGCGCGAGCGGCGGAACCAGATCATTGCAGCGCTGGACGGGATGCCGGTGCATGTGCGCACGCTTCCAAGCATGTCCGATCTCGCCAGCGGGAAAGTGACGGTTCAGGATATTCGGGAACTCGATATCGAAGATTTGTTGGGCAGGGATCCTGTTCCTCCGTCTGAAGAGCTGTTGAACCGCGAGTTGAATGGCAAAGTCGTCCTGGTAAGCGGGGCGGGCGGAAGCATCGGCTCAGAGCTCGCGCGTCAGATTTGTGTGCAAATGCCTGCCAAGTTGATCTTGCTGGATCACAATGAATTCGGCTTGTATTCCATCCATCAAGAGCTCTTAACCATGCGCTCGGAGCATCGAGCCTCCGTAGAGTTGGTACCGCTTTTGGGCAGCGTTTCGAATGAGGAGCGCTTGCGCGACGTGCTGTCCACTTACGTGCCCTCGGTGGTTTATCACGCAGCCGCCTACAAGCACGTCCCAATGGTCGAAGACAACCCCGGTGAAGGGGTGCGCAACAACATCTTTGGCACCTTGAATCTCGCGCGTGCGGCTGCTGCTGCGGGTGTGAAACGTTTTGTCCTCATCAGTACGGACAAAGCGGTTCGCCCCACCAACGTGATGGGCGCAACCAAGCGCGTGGCGGAATTGGTGCTGCAGGCCTTGGCGGCAAACAACCCGGAAACCTGCTTTTCCATGGTCCGCTTTGGCAATGTGTTGGGCTCCAGCGGTAGCGTAGTGCCCCTATTCCGCAAACAGCTGGCCGAAGGCGGCCCGCTCACCGTGACCCACGAAGAGGTCACCCGCTACTTCATGACCATTCCCGAGGCGGCTCAGTTGGTGTTGCAAGCCGGCGCCATGGGGCGGGGAGGTGATGTGTTTGTGTTGGATATGGGACAGCCGGTGAAAATCATGGACCTAGCCCGGCGCATGATTCAACTCTCAGGGCTTTCTGTCCGGGATGCATCACATCCGGATGGCGATATTGAAATTGCCGTAACGGGATTGCGTACCGGCGAAAAACTTTATGAAGAGCTGCTGATTGGCGACAACCCACAACCGACGGAACACCCCCGAATCATGAAGGCACATGAGCCTTATGTGCCCTGGGAACAACTCAAGCCAGAGCTCGATGCGCTGTATGTGGCTGCGGAACGTAACGATGTCGCTGCCATCAAGGTGTTTATGCAAAAGCACGTTCAGGGCTATCAGCCGGCCTGA
- a CDS encoding DUF2147 domain-containing protein, with protein MIRNTLVIALSLTATAAMAQMSPVGLWRQVDDKTGLAKSEIRIVEENGVVIARIEKRLDPAAKPDDKCDECKDDRKGKPIVGLEIIRGVKKVEGKDVWDGGKILDPAEGKEYNARLTPIEGGKKLEMRGSIAFFGRTQTWTRIQ; from the coding sequence ATGATTCGCAACACGCTCGTAATTGCTCTCAGCCTGACAGCTACCGCCGCCATGGCGCAAATGAGTCCCGTGGGGCTCTGGCGCCAGGTGGACGATAAAACCGGTCTGGCCAAGTCGGAGATCCGGATTGTTGAAGAGAACGGCGTAGTCATTGCGCGCATCGAAAAGCGCCTAGACCCCGCTGCCAAGCCGGACGACAAGTGCGATGAATGCAAGGACGACCGCAAGGGCAAGCCCATCGTGGGTCTTGAGATCATCCGCGGAGTCAAGAAAGTGGAAGGCAAAGACGTATGGGATGGCGGCAAGATCCTGGACCCTGCTGAGGGCAAGGAATACAACGCCCGCCTGACCCCCATCGAGGGTGGCAAAAAACTGGAGATGCGCGGTTCCATCGCCTTCTTCGGCCGAACCCAAACCTGGACCCGTATCCAGTAA
- the slmA gene encoding nucleoid occlusion factor SlmA, which produces MSDSTAAPTDAPDTSAQPDDAAPARKRPKPGERRVQILQMLATMLEQPGGERITTAALAARLEVSEAALYRHFASKAQMFEGLIDFIEQTVFSLINQIVEKEAADAGPATGTRQASRIAGMLVQFAEKNPGMTRVMVGDALVLEHERLQQRMNALFDKVESTIKQCLRDAALNAPASGPRPDPQVQAAAVVALVAGRLQRYTRSGFKRSPSEHLEPALALILG; this is translated from the coding sequence ATGTCTGACTCCACGGCTGCCCCGACCGACGCCCCTGACACCTCGGCTCAACCCGACGACGCGGCACCCGCGCGCAAGCGGCCCAAGCCGGGTGAGCGCCGGGTTCAGATCCTCCAAATGCTCGCGACCATGTTGGAGCAGCCCGGGGGGGAACGCATTACCACCGCTGCACTGGCCGCGCGCCTGGAGGTGAGTGAAGCTGCGCTTTACCGCCATTTTGCGAGCAAGGCCCAGATGTTCGAGGGACTGATTGACTTCATCGAGCAAACTGTTTTTTCACTGATCAATCAGATAGTCGAGAAAGAGGCTGCTGACGCCGGGCCCGCAACCGGCACGCGCCAGGCGAGCAGGATCGCAGGCATGTTGGTGCAGTTTGCAGAAAAGAACCCCGGCATGACCCGCGTCATGGTGGGCGATGCCCTGGTGTTGGAGCACGAGCGCCTGCAGCAACGCATGAACGCGCTGTTCGACAAAGTGGAGTCCACCATCAAGCAGTGCCTGCGCGATGCGGCCTTGAATGCGCCCGCATCCGGGCCCAGGCCGGACCCGCAAGTGCAAGCCGCGGCCGTGGTGGCTCTTGTGGCCGGGCGCTTGCAGCGCTATACCCGTTCCGGATTCAAGCGCTCGCCCTCGGAACACCTGGAGCCTGCACTTGCCCTCATCCTCGGGTAA
- a CDS encoding H-NS histone family protein yields MSSLIDIQSQIEKLQKQATEIKAKEFDSTVQDILSKMHAYGITIKDLQNPKSLRSGRGSGRAKKMNVAQSAIKFGKKAGAVVAPKYRGPNGETWSGRGLTPKWLSTLIAQGQPKESFAINAQ; encoded by the coding sequence ATGTCCAGTTTGATTGATATTCAGAGCCAAATCGAAAAGTTGCAGAAGCAGGCTACAGAGATTAAGGCCAAGGAATTCGACAGTACGGTGCAAGACATTTTGTCTAAAATGCATGCCTATGGCATTACGATTAAGGATCTGCAAAATCCGAAATCACTAAGGTCTGGTAGGGGAAGTGGTCGCGCCAAGAAAATGAATGTTGCTCAATCGGCTATCAAATTTGGCAAAAAGGCAGGAGCAGTAGTGGCGCCGAAATATCGAGGCCCAAACGGAGAGACTTGGTCCGGGCGTGGTTTGACGCCCAAATGGTTGTCTACCTTGATCGCACAAGGCCAGCCCAAGGAATCATTCGCGATCAATGCACAGTAA
- a CDS encoding acyl-CoA dehydrogenase C-terminal domain-containing protein, translating into MPTYTPPIRDMQFVMHEVLKVADDLKQIPKHADIDADTINAVLEEGGKFAAEVAFPLNISGDTEGCTIDQTTHKVTTPKGFKEAYRQYIDGGWAALACDPEYGGQGLPYVVNGMFYEMLNSANQAWTMYPGLTHGAYAALETHGTPEQKATYLPKMTSGEWTGTMCLTEPHCGTDLGLMRTKAEPQADGTYKITGNKIFISAGEHDMTDNIIHLVLARLPDAPPGIKGISLFIVPKFHVNADGSLGERNGIYCGGLEHKMGIHGNATCQMVLENAVGTMVGQANKGMQGMFVMMNAARLGVGNQSLGLTEVAFQNALAYAKDRIQMRSLSGTKAKDKPADPIIVHPDVRKMLMTARAYADGGRALQVYCSMLLEKEHNHPDEKVRKDAGEMLALLTPIAKAFLTDNGHIATNACMQVFGGHGFIKEWGMEQFVRDNRINMIYEGTNTIQSLDLLGRKVLGNNGATLKKFGKLVGVLVAEEGVNEKMAEFITPIAILGEQMTKFTTEVGFKGFQNPDEVGAAAVDYLRVAGHLVFGYFFARMAQVALREIAAGSTDPFYTAKLQTARFYFAKLFPETATLMRTARTGSKVLMDTDAALA; encoded by the coding sequence ATGCCCACCTATACCCCCCCGATCCGTGACATGCAGTTTGTGATGCACGAAGTGCTCAAAGTGGCGGATGACTTGAAACAAATCCCCAAGCACGCGGACATCGATGCAGACACCATTAACGCGGTGCTGGAAGAGGGCGGCAAGTTCGCTGCCGAAGTGGCCTTCCCCCTGAACATCAGCGGTGACACCGAAGGTTGCACGATTGACCAGACCACCCACAAGGTCACCACCCCCAAGGGCTTCAAAGAAGCTTATCGCCAGTACATCGACGGCGGTTGGGCAGCATTGGCCTGTGACCCCGAGTACGGCGGACAAGGCCTGCCCTATGTGGTCAACGGCATGTTCTACGAAATGCTCAACAGCGCCAACCAGGCGTGGACCATGTACCCCGGTCTGACCCACGGTGCGTATGCTGCGCTGGAAACACACGGCACCCCTGAGCAAAAAGCAACCTACCTGCCCAAGATGACCAGCGGCGAGTGGACCGGTACGATGTGCCTGACCGAACCTCATTGCGGTACCGATTTGGGCCTGATGCGCACCAAGGCCGAGCCCCAGGCCGACGGTACCTACAAAATCACCGGCAACAAGATCTTCATCAGCGCCGGCGAACACGACATGACCGACAACATCATTCACTTGGTGTTGGCCCGCTTGCCCGATGCGCCTCCAGGCATCAAAGGCATCAGCCTGTTCATCGTGCCCAAGTTCCATGTGAATGCAGACGGCTCCCTGGGCGAGCGCAATGGCATTTACTGTGGCGGCCTGGAGCACAAAATGGGCATCCATGGCAATGCCACCTGCCAGATGGTCCTGGAAAACGCCGTGGGCACCATGGTCGGCCAGGCCAACAAGGGCATGCAAGGCATGTTCGTGATGATGAATGCCGCACGCCTGGGCGTGGGCAACCAGTCCCTGGGCCTCACCGAAGTCGCATTCCAGAACGCCTTGGCCTACGCCAAAGACCGCATCCAGATGCGCAGCCTCTCCGGTACCAAGGCCAAAGACAAGCCCGCGGACCCGATCATCGTGCACCCCGACGTGCGCAAGATGTTGATGACTGCTCGTGCCTATGCTGACGGCGGTCGTGCCTTGCAGGTCTACTGCTCCATGCTGCTGGAAAAAGAGCACAACCACCCCGATGAAAAGGTGCGCAAAGACGCAGGCGAAATGCTCGCTTTGCTGACCCCGATTGCCAAAGCCTTCCTGACCGACAACGGCCACATTGCCACCAACGCCTGCATGCAGGTCTTTGGCGGCCACGGCTTCATCAAGGAATGGGGCATGGAGCAGTTTGTGCGCGACAACCGCATCAACATGATCTATGAAGGCACCAACACCATCCAGTCTTTGGACTTGCTGGGCCGCAAAGTTTTGGGCAACAACGGTGCCACCCTCAAGAAGTTCGGCAAACTGGTCGGCGTGCTGGTGGCCGAAGAAGGCGTGAACGAAAAGATGGCTGAATTCATCACCCCGATCGCCATCCTGGGCGAGCAGATGACCAAGTTCACCACCGAAGTCGGCTTCAAGGGTTTCCAGAACCCCGATGAAGTGGGCGCCGCTGCTGTGGATTACCTGCGCGTGGCAGGTCACTTGGTGTTCGGCTACTTCTTTGCCCGTATGGCCCAGGTGGCGCTGCGTGAAATTGCGGCCGGTAGCACCGACCCGTTCTATACCGCCAAGCTGCAGACCGCACGCTTCTACTTCGCCAAGCTGTTCCCCGAGACCGCGACCCTGATGCGCACAGCCCGCACCGGTTCCAAAGTTTTGATGGACACCGACGCCGCCTTGGCTTAA